A window from Mycobacterium saskatchewanense encodes these proteins:
- a CDS encoding NYN domain-containing protein, whose translation MSLTEETAPESARSAEPVAPPAVLSDEALGSFSPGGRVLLVWDAPNLDMGLGSILGRRPTALERPRFDALGRWLLARTAEVSATRPGVVIEPEATVFTNIAPGSADVVRPWVDALRNVGFAVFAKPKIDEDSDVDRDMLEHIERRREEGLAALVVASADGQAFRQPLEEIARGGIAVQVLGFREHASWALASDTLDFVDLEDIAGVFREPLPRIGLDSLPDQGAWLQPFRPLSALLTARV comes from the coding sequence ATGAGCCTGACGGAAGAAACCGCACCGGAGTCCGCCCGGTCGGCGGAACCTGTCGCGCCGCCGGCGGTGCTGTCCGACGAGGCGCTGGGCAGTTTCTCGCCCGGCGGCCGCGTGCTGCTGGTGTGGGACGCGCCCAACCTCGACATGGGCCTCGGCTCGATACTGGGACGCCGCCCCACCGCCCTGGAACGCCCCCGTTTCGACGCTCTGGGCCGCTGGCTGCTGGCGCGCACGGCAGAGGTGAGCGCCACCCGGCCGGGGGTCGTTATCGAACCCGAGGCAACCGTGTTCACCAACATCGCGCCGGGCAGTGCCGACGTGGTCCGGCCGTGGGTCGACGCGCTGCGTAACGTGGGATTCGCCGTCTTCGCCAAGCCGAAGATCGACGAGGACAGCGACGTCGACCGCGACATGCTCGAGCACATCGAGCGGCGCCGCGAGGAGGGGCTCGCGGCGCTGGTGGTGGCCTCCGCCGACGGTCAGGCGTTTCGTCAGCCGCTCGAGGAGATCGCCCGTGGCGGCATCGCTGTTCAGGTGCTCGGATTTCGCGAACACGCCAGTTGGGCGCTAGCGTCGGATACCTTGGACTTTGTCGACCTGGAAGATATCGCGGGTGTTTTCCGGGAGCCATTGCCGCGAATCGGCTTGGATTCGCTGCCCGACCAGGGGGCGTGGCTGCAGCCGTTCAGGCCGCTGTCCGCCCTGTTGACCGCGCGTGTGTGA
- the trmB gene encoding tRNA (guanosine(46)-N7)-methyltransferase TrmB, which produces MRAQTGVGRGPGTPVGGEACSAAVSAPEPPDADRSEQRYLPASTFRSRRSALSDAQRQTWERLWPRLGLSVGTPAPGEAGPEPVDTRAWFGRQAPVVLEIGCGTGTSTLAMAQEEPGVDVIAVEVYRRGLAQLLSAIDRERVGNIRLIRGNAIVVLEYLIAPASLTGVRVFFPDPWPKARHHKRRFLQPNTVGLIADRLLPGGVFHAATDHPGYAEHIAEVGEAEPRLRRVTAETALPISVVRPTTKYESKAHQAGSAVTEFLWQRR; this is translated from the coding sequence ATGCGTGCGCAAACCGGTGTGGGGCGGGGTCCCGGCACGCCGGTGGGAGGGGAGGCCTGTTCAGCCGCGGTCTCCGCACCGGAACCGCCCGACGCGGACCGCAGCGAGCAGCGCTACCTGCCGGCCAGCACCTTTCGTTCGCGTCGTTCGGCGCTCTCCGACGCGCAGCGCCAGACCTGGGAGCGGCTCTGGCCCCGGCTCGGCCTGTCGGTGGGTACGCCGGCCCCCGGTGAAGCCGGCCCGGAGCCCGTCGACACCCGGGCGTGGTTCGGTCGCCAGGCCCCGGTGGTGCTCGAGATCGGCTGCGGCACCGGCACATCCACGTTGGCCATGGCACAGGAGGAACCCGGCGTCGACGTGATCGCGGTCGAGGTCTACCGGCGGGGGCTTGCGCAGCTGCTCTCCGCGATCGACCGCGAACGGGTCGGAAACATCCGGCTGATCCGGGGGAACGCGATCGTCGTCCTCGAGTATCTGATCGCGCCGGCCTCGCTGACCGGCGTTCGCGTCTTCTTCCCCGACCCGTGGCCGAAGGCGCGCCACCACAAGCGCCGGTTCCTGCAGCCGAACACGGTTGGCCTGATCGCCGACCGGTTACTCCCTGGTGGTGTTTTCCACGCCGCGACGGACCACCCCGGTTACGCCGAGCACATCGCCGAGGTCGGCGAGGCCGAGCCGCGGCTGCGCCGGGTCACCGCCGAGACCGCGCTCCCGATCTCGGTGGTGCGACCCACCACCAAGTACGAGAGCAAGGCACACCAGGCGGGCAGCGCCGTGACCGAATTCCTCTGGCAGCGACGTTGA